One region of Tindallia californiensis genomic DNA includes:
- a CDS encoding bifunctional diguanylate cyclase/phosphodiesterase, translating to MKSIRTKLLALILGVSLVMALLTGYLAQQVGWRVVAGETEKTLETMARESAEKLAMMFEMQWNHLEILAAQPAFIQGDLETQLDILRQERDRLNLDEFAIIDDKGNAFYTDGTEVNLMDRSHIQRSLAGQRAISDVLISRITGEPFVALMVPMETEDGRPALIYLRNDGAMINDLVSEVKTEIQGKAYMINDFGAFQAYPENEEIVYRRETLETQARFFPELKERRNFVREAMKNQQGSGSYWVEEEKYFMGYARVPGTQFTLLAGRLATDAMMPMESFQQTFYPMVWMLIAIAATASMVLANHFSRPILELEQLFARAADGDLTVRAKFNHKDEIQKAGKSFNRMMDQINLLTYYDPVTGLPNHRVIDEDFQKHVEKKENPSLWTLVIVAPDKFGRMNEKYGYLHGNEMLRKIAERIRQIHDQDCFLYRGLSDEFLILCHEGESVAHSLQQATEMLSELQRPFMLENEEQRLAFSVGISVYPDHCRSLKDLMKNAGFAKNIAKERGGRQVQLFDPETMDEVLSQRELEKDLVEALEENQFYLEYQPLVSLKDGEMVGVEALVRWNHPIYGRIPPDEFISLAERSGQIRKIENLVMREACHQHQEWEKMGLNPGIMAINISARHFGAIEFLKDLEAVLEETGIKSSSLEIELTESTVIQDVEGSVEKLRQLQRKQIRISIDDFGTGYSSLSYLVRLPVNTLKIDKSFITNLEYSRQNRDIASTIIAMGRSLGLTLISEGIETEDQLKFIRDEQCPVGQGYYFSKPVRAEKITEMLQDKRFQIKVKEDSGY from the coding sequence ATGAAGAGTATACGCACAAAACTTTTGGCACTAATTCTTGGAGTCAGCCTGGTGATGGCATTGTTAACAGGCTACTTAGCTCAGCAGGTAGGTTGGAGAGTTGTAGCGGGAGAAACGGAAAAAACCTTGGAAACCATGGCGCGGGAAAGTGCGGAAAAACTGGCCATGATGTTTGAGATGCAATGGAATCACTTGGAAATACTGGCAGCACAGCCGGCGTTTATTCAAGGGGATTTAGAGACACAGTTGGATATCCTCAGACAGGAGCGGGATCGGTTAAATCTTGACGAATTTGCCATTATTGATGACAAAGGCAATGCATTTTATACAGATGGTACAGAGGTTAATTTAATGGATCGATCCCATATTCAACGGTCACTGGCTGGACAGAGAGCTATTTCAGATGTTTTGATTTCCAGAATAACAGGAGAGCCTTTTGTTGCGCTGATGGTACCGATGGAAACAGAAGATGGAAGACCAGCGCTTATTTATCTTCGGAATGACGGGGCCATGATTAATGATCTGGTTTCGGAGGTGAAGACAGAAATTCAAGGGAAGGCTTACATGATCAACGATTTTGGTGCATTTCAGGCATATCCGGAAAATGAAGAAATTGTTTATAGACGGGAAACATTGGAAACCCAAGCACGATTTTTTCCTGAATTAAAGGAACGGCGGAATTTTGTCCGGGAAGCAATGAAAAACCAGCAGGGTTCTGGAAGTTACTGGGTAGAAGAAGAGAAATATTTTATGGGCTATGCTCGGGTGCCTGGAACCCAGTTCACTTTATTAGCAGGTCGTCTAGCTACAGATGCAATGATGCCGATGGAATCCTTTCAGCAAACCTTCTATCCCATGGTGTGGATGTTGATTGCAATAGCCGCAACGGCATCTATGGTACTAGCTAACCATTTCTCCAGGCCAATTCTGGAGCTAGAACAGCTATTTGCCCGGGCAGCTGATGGTGATTTGACGGTTCGTGCAAAGTTCAACCATAAAGATGAAATTCAAAAAGCAGGAAAAAGCTTTAATCGAATGATGGATCAAATTAATCTGTTGACGTACTATGATCCGGTGACAGGACTACCGAATCATCGGGTTATTGATGAGGATTTTCAGAAACATGTAGAAAAAAAAGAAAACCCATCTCTTTGGACGCTAGTAATCGTAGCACCAGACAAATTTGGCCGCATGAACGAAAAATATGGATACCTTCATGGTAATGAAATGCTTCGTAAAATTGCGGAAAGGATCCGGCAGATTCATGATCAGGATTGTTTTTTGTATCGGGGGCTCAGTGATGAGTTTTTAATCTTATGCCATGAAGGAGAATCCGTTGCGCATTCTTTGCAACAGGCAACAGAGATGCTTAGTGAATTACAGCGGCCCTTTATGTTGGAAAATGAAGAACAGCGACTGGCTTTTAGTGTTGGAATTTCGGTTTATCCTGACCATTGCCGTAGTCTTAAGGATTTAATGAAAAATGCGGGTTTTGCAAAGAATATTGCCAAAGAAAGAGGAGGAAGGCAGGTTCAGTTATTTGATCCGGAAACCATGGATGAAGTCCTTAGCCAACGGGAATTAGAAAAAGATTTGGTGGAGGCCTTGGAAGAAAATCAGTTTTATTTGGAATATCAGCCGCTGGTATCATTGAAGGATGGTGAAATGGTAGGTGTGGAAGCGTTGGTTCGATGGAACCATCCGATCTATGGACGCATTCCTCCGGACGAATTTATTTCTTTAGCTGAAAGAAGTGGTCAGATAAGGAAAATAGAAAATCTGGTCATGAGGGAAGCTTGTCATCAGCACCAGGAGTGGGAAAAGATGGGGCTTAACCCAGGCATCATGGCAATCAATATATCCGCAAGGCATTTTGGTGCAATAGAATTTTTGAAAGATCTGGAAGCGGTACTGGAAGAAACCGGTATAAAATCCAGTTCTTTGGAAATTGAACTGACAGAAAGTACGGTCATACAGGATGTGGAAGGCAGCGTGGAAAAACTTCGTCAGCTTCAAAGAAAACAAATAAGGATTTCCATTGATGATTTTGGTACTGGTTATTCCTCCCTTAGCTATCTGGTACGTTTGCCGGTGAACACCCTTAAAATCGACAAGTCATTTATAACAAATCTGGAATATAGCCGACAGAATAGAGACATTGCATCAACGATTATTGCTATGGGCAGGTCTTTAGGGTTGACATTGATTTCAGAAGGAATTGAAACAGAAGATCAGTTGAAATTTATTCGAGATGAACAATGCCCTGTTGGCCAGGGGTATTATTTCAGTAAACCGGTGAGAGCTGAGAAAATAACAGAAATGCTTCAAGATAAAAGATTTCAGATTAAAGTAAAAGAAGATAGTGGATACTAG
- a CDS encoding PHP-associated domain-containing protein: protein MLMDLHIHEKTCSSDSFLDLRKIVRLAQEKGLQAIGITDHDSIGLYPIAQKVSVEMNFPILVGVEVLTHEGDLLLYGVDHIPDQKMHAQELINWTKERGGISIAAHPYRKNGRALGDTMFKLKGLDGIEALNGNTPMSLNEQAWAAALKLGLPMLGSSDAHYEERVGVFATKFSRNVIHMEDLLSEIRAGNTVPVYYSQGTYHSYDMEKIHELAVS from the coding sequence ATGTTAATGGATTTACATATTCATGAAAAGACCTGTTCTTCCGATAGTTTTCTGGATTTAAGAAAAATCGTGAGGCTGGCTCAAGAAAAAGGGCTGCAAGCCATTGGTATTACCGATCACGATAGCATAGGCCTTTACCCTATTGCACAGAAAGTCAGCGTTGAAATGAATTTTCCTATCTTGGTGGGTGTTGAAGTGCTAACCCATGAAGGAGATTTGCTTCTTTATGGAGTGGATCATATTCCTGATCAAAAAATGCATGCCCAAGAACTCATCAACTGGACAAAAGAAAGAGGCGGCATTTCCATTGCTGCCCATCCTTACCGAAAAAACGGCCGAGCTCTGGGTGATACCATGTTCAAACTGAAAGGCTTAGATGGCATTGAAGCCTTAAACGGCAACACCCCTATGTCTCTCAATGAACAGGCCTGGGCAGCTGCATTAAAGCTTGGTTTGCCGATGCTTGGAAGCAGCGATGCCCATTATGAAGAACGAGTCGGCGTCTTTGCTACCAAATTCAGCCGTAACGTCATTCATATGGAGGATCTCCTTTCTGAAATTCGAGCTGGTAACACTGTTCCTGTTTATTACAGTCAGGGTACCTATCATTCTTATGATATGGAAAAAATTCATGAGCTGGCTGTGTCCTAA
- a CDS encoding copper amine oxidase N-terminal domain-containing protein translates to MKLFAAKKNRSTAILVALLVALLPLVAFADEATSEEKELLAFQQIDGYVKEMTEDADADSAFLRMEDQEGNPFDLHLTEETIAITDELPKEGDSVIAYYDNRKPMITIYPPQYHAVVFMVSSDHQQLFVGEFDEHLIDSTNYLRLIMQEDTMVIDHQHQVYEGPLEGKTLAVLYGAATKSIPAQTSPNLVVVLPEENETKDTDEPERYQPDVTSMDLIVKGERLDAPSAWMTEEEVVMLPVAAIAEKIGFNVMWSEELQTVMLSDSITLTIGEDAYVNMKYDEPITLGQAPVVRDGRSFVPLSFFRKVIPMNNAYVFENQILIDNEDPME, encoded by the coding sequence ATGAAATTATTTGCAGCCAAAAAAAATCGATCAACAGCTATTTTAGTCGCCTTATTAGTAGCGCTGTTACCCTTGGTAGCCTTTGCCGATGAAGCGACATCAGAAGAAAAGGAATTACTCGCTTTTCAGCAGATTGACGGCTATGTCAAGGAAATGACCGAAGATGCTGATGCGGACAGCGCTTTCCTGCGAATGGAAGACCAGGAAGGAAATCCTTTCGATCTTCATCTTACAGAAGAAACAATCGCAATAACTGATGAACTTCCTAAAGAAGGAGATTCCGTTATCGCTTACTATGACAACCGAAAGCCCATGATCACTATTTATCCACCTCAATACCACGCCGTAGTCTTTATGGTCTCTAGCGACCATCAGCAGTTATTTGTTGGAGAATTTGATGAACATTTAATAGACTCTACCAACTATCTTCGTCTTATAATGCAGGAGGATACCATGGTGATAGACCATCAGCACCAGGTTTATGAAGGTCCTCTGGAAGGTAAAACCTTAGCCGTTTTATATGGCGCTGCCACCAAAAGCATTCCGGCTCAAACAAGTCCCAACTTAGTAGTGGTGCTGCCAGAAGAAAATGAAACTAAAGATACCGATGAACCAGAGCGCTATCAACCAGACGTTACGTCGATGGACCTAATCGTAAAGGGAGAACGGCTAGATGCACCCAGTGCTTGGATGACAGAGGAAGAAGTGGTCATGTTACCTGTAGCGGCCATTGCCGAAAAAATCGGATTCAACGTTATGTGGAGTGAAGAACTTCAGACCGTTATGCTTAGCGACAGTATTACCTTAACCATCGGTGAAGATGCGTATGTGAACATGAAGTACGACGAACCTATTACCTTAGGTCAAGCTCCGGTTGTCCGTGATGGCCGAAGCTTTGTACCGTTGTCTTTTTTCAGAAAGGTAATTCCCATGAATAATGCTTATGTTTTTGAAAACCAAATTCTTATTGATAACGAAGACCCTATGGAGTAA
- a CDS encoding copper amine oxidase N-terminal domain-containing protein yields MKKKRISMILCVALLFSLVSLASMEKAFASEGAWVLKETLYGVGAEWQESPRGEHRYNVGNGNGVLIQESNRHEIEEHSPGITHNHPDRHMHVIYAWTTPPEVLQADQKVSIEVKQEVRANETGGLWINFHAIARRALSGGHFEIEGHPGKTSLRLGQYQSAKNDELWVQGSTSVTFSGTVWSALPEGTERILQVQTGPGRMGLSRVRYVYEWQESAAPEPTPTPAPEPAPTSEPTPSSTSDENNLIFDNNNIAGVLNGPSNPTQFTIQQPHQITKIETYHWNNQRGAPAGRIGLQHTDGTIYGPWTATARTGYMNTPNAYWFVEPNATIKAGTYTVIDSDPASWSHNSQSNNEGFARVWGNATDAPAPAPQPEPEPTPTPAPPATTGQAMEATNAGNRMEWPTVRGALGYRIFRSTDPSKLGESVTDFFIEELPFIDVNIQPNTDYHYTVKPVLREANPLQDIQEELGEAIATYTVRSSSNIISSTQQRSFIVLTIDKPHMIVNGVAEEIDPGRGTVPRITSGRTMVPIRAIVEAMGGTVGWDGNESKITLNARGNQVEMWLNRNDIRTNGSMSRMDVAPVSIGGRTFVPLRFSTDNLDARAEWINSTREVVIIY; encoded by the coding sequence ATGAAGAAAAAAAGAATTTCAATGATTTTATGTGTAGCATTGCTGTTTTCTCTGGTTTCCCTGGCATCCATGGAAAAGGCCTTTGCATCAGAAGGGGCTTGGGTGCTTAAAGAGACACTGTACGGAGTAGGTGCAGAATGGCAGGAGTCGCCACGTGGAGAGCATCGCTATAATGTTGGTAATGGCAATGGCGTATTGATTCAAGAAAGCAACAGACACGAAATTGAAGAACATAGTCCGGGAATAACCCATAATCACCCAGACAGGCATATGCATGTTATTTATGCGTGGACAACACCGCCAGAAGTGCTCCAGGCTGACCAGAAAGTCAGCATTGAGGTGAAACAGGAAGTAAGAGCGAATGAAACAGGAGGTTTATGGATTAACTTCCATGCTATAGCTAGAAGAGCCCTGTCTGGTGGACATTTTGAAATTGAGGGGCATCCCGGAAAAACTAGTTTAAGACTCGGACAATATCAAAGTGCAAAGAATGATGAGCTCTGGGTGCAAGGATCTACTTCCGTTACTTTCAGCGGAACGGTCTGGAGTGCTCTTCCAGAGGGAACTGAGCGAATCCTTCAGGTACAGACAGGACCAGGGAGAATGGGGCTATCGAGAGTTCGTTACGTCTACGAATGGCAGGAGAGCGCAGCGCCAGAGCCCACTCCAACGCCAGCACCAGAGCCGGCACCCACATCGGAACCAACACCTAGCTCCACCAGTGACGAAAACAACTTAATTTTTGATAACAATAATATCGCCGGTGTCCTGAATGGTCCCAGCAATCCAACCCAGTTTACCATTCAACAGCCCCATCAGATTACCAAAATAGAAACCTATCATTGGAACAATCAACGGGGAGCGCCAGCCGGCAGGATTGGGCTGCAACATACCGATGGAACCATATATGGTCCTTGGACCGCAACAGCTAGAACCGGATACATGAATACACCGAACGCCTACTGGTTTGTAGAGCCTAATGCCACCATTAAAGCCGGTACCTATACAGTGATTGATTCAGATCCAGCTTCCTGGTCTCATAACAGTCAATCCAACAACGAAGGTTTTGCCAGAGTATGGGGAAATGCAACAGATGCCCCCGCTCCAGCACCACAACCAGAGCCAGAACCAACCCCAACCCCGGCACCACCAGCCACAACTGGCCAGGCTATGGAAGCCACAAATGCCGGCAACCGGATGGAATGGCCTACTGTCAGAGGTGCATTAGGATACCGGATTTTTCGATCCACAGACCCTTCCAAACTAGGGGAATCCGTAACCGACTTCTTTATTGAAGAACTACCCTTTATTGATGTGAACATTCAACCCAATACAGACTACCATTACACCGTAAAACCAGTACTGCGGGAAGCCAATCCCCTGCAAGACATCCAGGAAGAACTGGGAGAAGCCATTGCCACTTACACCGTACGCAGCAGTTCCAATATCATCAGCAGTACACAACAACGAAGTTTTATCGTTCTGACCATTGATAAGCCCCATATGATCGTTAACGGCGTTGCTGAAGAAATAGACCCAGGTCGAGGAACCGTCCCAAGAATTACCTCAGGACGAACCATGGTACCCATACGAGCCATTGTAGAAGCCATGGGCGGTACCGTAGGATGGGATGGCAATGAAAGCAAAATCACCTTAAATGCCAGGGGCAACCAAGTAGAAATGTGGTTAAACCGAAACGATATTCGCACCAACGGAAGCATGAGTCGTATGGACGTAGCACCCGTGTCTATTGGTGGAAGAACCTTTGTCCCGCTCCGATTCTCAACGGATAATCTGGATGCTCGGGCGGAATGGATTAATTCTACCAGGGAAGTGGTGATTATTTACTAA
- a CDS encoding cellulose biosynthesis cyclic di-GMP-binding regulatory protein BcsB, whose protein sequence is MKHMKKILAGWVILVMLATTLVTPTFAEGDNITVGDYVIQAGMFMTEPYADVFKARVEETGLTAHIIKETGYRVVVGPYQSEAEARQDLDRARSIDSNAYVYQLPERSRQILMSQMDGGEVANHQETAFIETEREEREIREKPSVKTVSLENDQILRGFSGSGSLNVSLRNKKPVEDGILHLYYHHSPLVDYPYSSVTVMLNGMPVESFFLREKEGMFYKKIPIKAAFLQEENQISLLTYHRLTDELCEDENNPALWLTLLKETYFEVAYEREGADQIFPYPFLSYEADPWLQATFVLDSFTEANIEAMYTMVYSLASYANVSEKEVDFQVVSLEDVGDLESLKNHFIYIGSPDFEGFLPERDKEDIKQGTLGLYQSVKENTTGLFILSWDESLRSKGSRIFLRDDFIGEFNGAILLDQEEIPEISVMNREDERMTLESLGYGNMLIEGREGQSEIFLQTPPGYGLDQKSSIVIRSRYHPAYHENGVITLSINNERIGSQRIIPNDQEQEYTFSIPSSLQGLSDFNLQIGFNSGAEDPCLTGSSQNIWAFVSQASYLKGPFDHKESFFLEDFPRPFASINQTHVDYMVFPEKPSKELLSEGIRLVSRMAGDRQRQLKPFQVLLGDYVEAGNRLIFLNGEAGIQGKYLEETLIQVDDTQSYIINEEEMTRFLRLDTTLAAAQLLYHEGNHSLFVVGTHEGALKRGIQELLEREDNKVAGDFFFMDQDFRIKSDYRLRSFQQRWMEEDVEAEAQDSQFLEKEGEIINLRALTLGTFVVLLLFILIVSIWKYRSY, encoded by the coding sequence ATGAAGCATATGAAAAAAATCCTGGCTGGCTGGGTGATTCTGGTGATGTTGGCGACAACATTGGTAACACCAACATTTGCAGAGGGGGATAACATCACTGTTGGTGACTATGTGATCCAAGCGGGGATGTTTATGACAGAGCCCTATGCCGATGTCTTTAAAGCGAGGGTAGAAGAAACCGGCCTTACGGCTCATATTATAAAAGAAACCGGATATCGGGTGGTTGTGGGACCCTATCAGAGCGAAGCAGAAGCCCGTCAGGATCTGGACAGGGCAAGAAGCATTGACTCCAATGCTTACGTGTATCAATTGCCAGAAAGAAGCAGACAGATCCTTATGTCACAGATGGATGGAGGGGAAGTTGCCAATCATCAGGAAACAGCGTTTATAGAGACGGAAAGGGAAGAAAGGGAGATCCGTGAGAAACCTTCTGTTAAGACGGTTTCCCTTGAAAACGATCAGATTCTCAGAGGGTTTTCTGGAAGCGGAAGTCTTAATGTGAGCCTTCGCAATAAAAAGCCTGTGGAAGACGGGATCCTGCATCTATACTACCATCATTCACCCCTGGTGGATTATCCATATTCTTCGGTAACAGTTATGCTTAATGGAATGCCAGTAGAATCCTTTTTTCTGAGGGAAAAAGAAGGGATGTTTTACAAAAAAATTCCCATCAAAGCAGCATTTTTGCAGGAGGAAAACCAGATCAGTCTGCTGACCTATCACCGACTGACGGATGAACTGTGTGAAGATGAAAACAACCCGGCTCTCTGGCTGACATTGCTGAAGGAAACCTACTTTGAAGTAGCTTATGAAAGGGAAGGAGCAGATCAGATTTTTCCTTATCCTTTTTTGAGTTATGAAGCGGATCCTTGGCTGCAGGCTACCTTTGTTTTGGATTCTTTTACAGAGGCGAATATAGAAGCCATGTATACCATGGTGTATTCCTTAGCTTCTTATGCCAATGTTTCGGAAAAAGAAGTAGACTTCCAGGTGGTTTCCCTAGAGGATGTTGGAGACTTGGAAAGCTTGAAGAATCATTTTATCTATATTGGAAGTCCTGATTTTGAAGGTTTTTTGCCGGAAAGAGATAAAGAGGATATAAAACAAGGGACTTTGGGGCTTTATCAATCTGTAAAAGAAAACACTACTGGCCTTTTTATTCTTTCTTGGGATGAGTCACTTCGATCCAAAGGAAGTCGGATCTTTCTGAGGGATGATTTTATCGGTGAATTTAATGGGGCGATTCTTCTTGATCAAGAAGAGATACCAGAAATTTCAGTAATGAATAGAGAAGATGAACGAATGACACTGGAATCCCTAGGTTATGGAAATATGTTGATTGAAGGAAGAGAAGGACAATCAGAGATATTTTTGCAGACACCGCCAGGATATGGACTGGATCAGAAGAGCTCTATCGTGATTCGGAGCCGTTACCATCCAGCCTACCATGAAAATGGAGTGATCACCCTCTCTATCAATAACGAACGAATCGGAAGTCAGAGAATTATTCCTAATGATCAGGAGCAGGAATACACCTTTTCCATTCCTTCTTCTTTACAGGGATTATCGGATTTTAACCTGCAAATAGGCTTCAACTCTGGTGCTGAAGATCCATGTTTAACTGGAAGCAGTCAAAACATATGGGCTTTTGTTTCCCAGGCATCCTACCTGAAAGGCCCTTTTGATCATAAGGAAAGTTTTTTTCTGGAAGACTTTCCCAGACCTTTTGCATCCATCAACCAAACCCATGTTGATTATATGGTGTTTCCTGAAAAACCTTCAAAGGAGTTGCTGTCGGAGGGAATAAGACTTGTATCCCGAATGGCAGGAGACCGCCAGCGACAGTTAAAGCCTTTTCAGGTATTATTGGGAGATTATGTCGAAGCAGGGAACCGGCTGATATTTCTTAACGGAGAAGCTGGTATCCAAGGGAAGTACCTTGAAGAAACGCTAATTCAAGTTGACGATACCCAGTCCTATATTATAAACGAAGAAGAGATGACCCGATTTTTAAGGTTGGATACAACCTTAGCAGCAGCACAACTTTTGTACCATGAGGGGAATCACAGCTTGTTTGTAGTGGGAACCCATGAAGGAGCCTTAAAACGTGGGATCCAAGAGCTTCTTGAGCGGGAGGATAACAAGGTAGCTGGTGACTTTTTTTTCATGGATCAGGATTTTCGGATCAAGAGTGACTACCGGTTAAGAAGCTTTCAGCAAAGATGGATGGAAGAAGATGTGGAAGCAGAAGCCCAGGACAGCCAATTTTTGGAAAAAGAAGGAGAAATCATCAATCTGAGGGCTTTAACACTAGGGACATTTGTCGTCCTGTTGTTATTTATCCTAATAGTCTCCATCTGGAAATATAGAAGTTATTGA
- a CDS encoding glycosyltransferase family 2 protein has protein sequence MAETIIFALFYAAMLGIWTLLLLNVFLLYGGYQYSREAEEYTFPKLSDYLGLKKVSILIPAHNEEMVIGRTLTAMCEMNYPRDLLEIIVINDNSKDATGTEIERVKAEFPDTKVIHLEIIGDRGGKGKSNALNIGYQEASGEYLAVYDADNTPNANALYYLVYTMEQNDKYGAVIGKFRTRNKNKNILTAFINIETLSFQWMAQAGRWKYFRLCTIPGTNFLVRRRIIDAIGGWDPKAIAEDTEISFRIYNMGYQIAFMPKAETFEQEPESLKVWIKQRSRWVNGNFYVLFKNLLNPRYIKSFKVIVDIAYFFTVYVLFLSAVVLSDIIFIIGIFSGIRLAIPNGFFIIWALSYVVFLFQIAITLSIEKGEVHRKNLFLISIMYFTYCQLWLVASVRGLFLFLKETISGKGSKWYKTERF, from the coding sequence ATGGCTGAAACTATTATTTTTGCTCTGTTTTATGCAGCAATGCTGGGGATCTGGACACTATTGCTGTTGAATGTTTTTTTGTTGTATGGTGGCTATCAGTATTCTAGGGAGGCAGAAGAATATACATTTCCGAAGCTCTCGGATTATTTGGGACTAAAGAAAGTTTCCATCCTGATCCCTGCTCATAATGAGGAAATGGTAATTGGTAGAACCCTGACGGCTATGTGTGAAATGAATTACCCCAGGGATTTACTGGAAATAATCGTTATCAATGATAATTCGAAGGATGCAACCGGCACAGAAATAGAGCGGGTAAAAGCCGAGTTTCCAGATACAAAGGTGATCCATTTGGAGATTATTGGCGACCGTGGTGGAAAAGGGAAGTCAAATGCTCTGAATATCGGTTATCAGGAAGCCAGCGGGGAATATCTGGCGGTATATGATGCCGATAATACTCCCAATGCCAATGCCCTTTATTATTTAGTATATACCATGGAACAAAACGATAAATACGGCGCAGTGATAGGGAAGTTTCGAACCAGAAACAAAAATAAAAACATACTGACGGCGTTTATCAATATAGAAACCCTTAGTTTTCAATGGATGGCTCAAGCTGGTCGCTGGAAATATTTTCGTTTGTGTACCATACCAGGAACCAATTTTCTGGTACGGCGAAGGATCATCGATGCTATCGGCGGCTGGGATCCAAAAGCCATTGCAGAAGATACGGAGATTTCTTTTCGTATTTATAATATGGGGTATCAGATAGCCTTCATGCCAAAGGCGGAAACCTTCGAGCAAGAGCCAGAATCCCTAAAGGTTTGGATCAAGCAACGGTCTCGTTGGGTAAATGGGAATTTTTATGTCTTATTTAAAAATTTGTTAAACCCCAGATACATTAAGAGCTTTAAAGTAATAGTAGATATTGCTTACTTTTTTACGGTCTACGTCTTGTTTCTCAGTGCGGTGGTACTTTCGGATATTATTTTTATCATCGGAATCTTTTCGGGTATCCGGTTGGCTATTCCCAACGGATTCTTCATTATTTGGGCCCTCAGTTACGTGGTATTCCTTTTTCAAATTGCCATTACACTGTCCATCGAAAAAGGTGAAGTTCATCGAAAAAACCTGTTTTTAATAAGTATTATGTATTTTACCTACTGTCAGCTGTGGCTGGTGGCAAGTGTAAGGGGATTATTCCTGTTTCTAAAAGAAACCATATCCGGCAAAGGAAGCAAATGGTATAAAACAGAAAGATTCTAA
- a CDS encoding diguanylate cyclase domain-containing protein yields the protein MKKHLLGIEIFTLLLFGFFSVLLFYSIGFSIQSLEQIILMSLILLMMLLTFALGFIRGVVMSLLVLILLGIYITYEVVLNQRQLPWDYLMLMIAIPVGSFIIGSIQRLVHQSKIKCERCSYIADKLVHIDETTGFGNGREFLVDLEIEMAKSKRYQYPLTVGILEIQYYQELLRLYGDNADRVFEKLAEAINATIRIEDTKYRVEKDRIALILPHTSLKDAKILKKRLKDGIAEIEIPASKDVKKSFLITSKLAFLEYHKDIINNVEYKSLAVAELEYDV from the coding sequence ATGAAAAAGCATTTACTGGGCATAGAAATATTTACATTACTGTTGTTTGGTTTTTTTTCAGTTTTATTGTTCTATAGCATTGGGTTTTCTATCCAGTCTCTGGAGCAAATAATCCTGATGTCGCTGATTTTATTGATGATGCTTTTAACCTTTGCTCTTGGATTTATCAGAGGGGTGGTTATGAGCCTTTTGGTTCTTATTCTGCTGGGTATTTATATAACCTACGAAGTTGTGCTGAACCAAAGGCAGCTGCCCTGGGATTACTTGATGCTGATGATTGCTATTCCCGTAGGCTCCTTTATTATTGGCAGTATTCAAAGATTGGTTCACCAGTCAAAAATAAAATGTGAGCGATGCAGCTATATTGCAGATAAACTGGTACATATTGATGAAACAACTGGTTTTGGAAACGGACGGGAATTTTTAGTAGATCTGGAAATTGAGATGGCTAAGTCCAAGCGATACCAATATCCTTTAACAGTGGGGATTTTGGAAATACAATACTATCAAGAACTGTTACGGCTTTACGGAGATAACGCGGACAGAGTATTTGAAAAACTGGCGGAAGCTATTAATGCTACCATTCGGATTGAAGACACTAAATATCGGGTTGAAAAAGACCGAATCGCCCTGATCTTACCCCACACCAGCTTGAAAGATGCCAAAATATTAAAAAAACGTTTAAAGGATGGAATCGCTGAAATAGAAATCCCAGCAAGCAAAGACGTGAAAAAAAGCTTTCTGATTACCTCTAAGCTGGCTTTTTTGGAATATCATAAGGATATCATCAATAATGTGGAGTATAAAAGCCTGGCGGTGGCGGAGCTTGAGTATGATGTGTAA